In the Arachis ipaensis cultivar K30076 chromosome B10, Araip1.1, whole genome shotgun sequence genome, one interval contains:
- the LOC107623215 gene encoding cytochrome b561, DM13 and DOMON domain-containing protein At5g54830: MLRESTISLFLLFFLCCHADPECTRVSSLVDLEFDFKMVQHQLRGRIKVLDDCSFRVSQFDMLSGSDVHWWGALAPDLDNLTNGFVISDHRLNQTFANSTFVVRLLNNVTWSMIQVLAVWDRPTGSDFGHIVLGELANVTEASPAPAPAGGDGKGKGEVRIHTEPTMFENCKVLSDNFRLRWSLNVGEDSIEIGLEAATGIMNYMAFGWANPNNTGSELMVGADVAVAGFKEDGLPFVDDFFITKYSECVTDSNGSSEGVCPDSIYVGPDRVGLVNNTELIFGQRKDGVTFVRYRRPLSKVDGKYDHPVDPLANMTVIWAMGKIRPPDTLQHHYLPQNHGGLPSQNFGHLVLNVSEHVNDCHGPLDAEDKEDQDVIIADGKVPLVVSTGPALHYPNPPNPERVLYINKKESPVLRVERGVPVTFSIQAGHDVAFYVTSDPIGGNATVRNLTETIYAGGPEAHGVVASPKELVWAPNRNTPDKLYYHSLFEPKMGWRVEVVDGGLSDMYNNSVLLDDQQVTFFWTLSKDYSIFIAARGEKKSGYLAIGFGSGMVNTYAYVGWIDDNGLGRVDTYWIDGKDAKSIHHTHENLTYVRCRTENGIITLEFTRPLDPSCDRSIRPECSNIIDPTTPLKVVWAMGARWSNENLSNMNMHSVTSSRAINVLLMRGSAEAEQDLLPVLAVHGFMMFLAWGMLLPGGILAARYLKHLKGDGWYKIHVYLQYSGLVIVLLALLFAVAELRGFYVTSPHVKFGIAAIFFACIQPVNACLRPPKPNNGELPSSKRVIWEYFHIIVGRTAFVLGLAALFSGMKHLEERYGEENANGLILAMVVWFVLGAFIVFYLEYRERQRVRGRIFGRSNWVLGNAEEDDSLDLLSPSRAHAEKESQTSATMEVQLEPLNR; this comes from the coding sequence ATGCTTCGCGAATCCACCATCTCCCTCTTCCTCTTATTCTTCTTATGCTGTCATGCGGATCCGGAGTGCACGCGGGTCAGCTCGCTCGTCGATTTGGAGTTCGACTTCAAGATGGTTCAGCACCAGCTCAGAGGCCGCATCAAGGTCCTCGACGATTGCTCCTTTAGGGTTTCACAATTTGACATGCTCTCCGGCTCCGACGTTCATTGGTGGGGCGCCCTCGCCCCTGATCTTGATAACCTCACCAACGGATTCGTCATTTCCGATCACCGCTTGAACCAAACTTTCGCCAATTCCACCTTCGTTGTGCGCTTGCTCAACAACGTTACCTGGAGcatgatccaggtccttgcagtTTGGGATCGCCCTACCGGCTCCGATTTTGGCCACATCGTCCTCGGAGAGTTAGCCAATGTTACGGAGGCTTCTCCCGCACCCGCTCCGGCCGGCGGGGACGGGAAAGGAAAAGGTGAGGTTCGTATTCACACTGAGCCGACAATGTTTGAGAATTGCAAGGTTTTGTCTGATAATTTTAGGCTAAGGtggagtttgaatgtgggggagGATTCCATTGAGATTGGTCTCGAAGCTGCAACTGGGATCATGAATTACATGGCTTTTGGCTGGGCAAACCCTAATAACACTGGGTCTGAGCTCATGGTTGGTGCTGATGTTGCTGTTGCAGGGTTTAAGGAGGACGGGTTGCCATTTGTGGATGATTTCTTCATCACCAAGTATAGTGAGTGTGTCACAGATAGCAATGGATCTTCAGAAGGGGTTTGCCCCGATTCTATCTATGTTGGTCCTGATAGAGTTGGTTTGGTGAATAATACTGAGTTGATTTTTGGGCAGAGGAAAGATGGAGTCACATTTGTTAGATATAGGAGGCCATTGAGTAAGGTTGATGGGAAGTATGATCACCCTGTGGATCCTTTGGCTAACATGACGGTTATCTGGGCAATGGGCAAGATTAGGCCTCCTGATACCCTTCAGCATCACTATCTTCCTCAGAATCATGGCGGTCTTCCATCTCAGAATTTCGGGCATTTGGTTTTGAATGTTTCTGAGCATGTGAATGATTGTCATGGTCCCCTGGATGCTGAGGATAAAGAGGATCAAGATGTTATCATTGCTGATGGTAAGGTTCCGTTGGTTGTTTCAACTGGTCCAGCACTGCATTATCCAAATCCGCCAAATCCGGAGAGGGTTCTTTACATCAACAAAAAGGAATCTCCTGTGTTGAGGGTGGAAAGAGGGGTGCCTGTCACATTTTCCATACAAGCCGGGCATGACGTTGCATTTTATGTTACTTCTGATCCAATCGGTGGAAATGCTACTGTGAGGAATCTAACCGAGACAATTTATGCTGGAGGTCCTGAGGCTCATGGAGTTGTAGCCAGTCCTAAGGAGTTAGTTTGGGCACCTAACAGGAACACTCCCGACAAGTTATACTATCATTCATTGTTTGAGCCGAAAATGGGTTGGAGAGTTGAGGTTGTTGATGGGGGTCTGTCTGACATGTATAATAATAGTGTTCTTCTTGATGATCAGCAGGTTACTTTCTTCTGGACATTGTCAAAGGATTATTCCATATTTATTGCTGCTCGTGGTGAGAAAAAGAGTGGTTATCTTGCAATAGGATTTGGAAGTGGAATGGTAAACACTTATGCTTATGTAGGCTGGATAGATGATAATGGTCTAGGTCGTGTTGACACTTACTGGATTGATGGAAAGGATGCTAAAAGTATACATCATACACATGAGAATTTGACATATGTGAGATGCAGAACAGAAAATGGTATTATTACCTTGGAATTTACACGTCCACTGGACCCATCATGTGATAGGAGCATTAGGCCAGAATGTAGCAATATTATTGATCCCACAACTCCACTTAAAGTTGTTTGGGCAATGGGAGCTAGATGGAGTAATGAAAATCTTAGTAACATGAATATGCATTCAGTCACGAGTAGTAGGGCTATAAATGTACTGCTGATGCGTGGCTCGGCAGAAGCAGAGCAGGATTTACTTCCAGTTTTGGCTGTGCATGGCTTTATGATGTTTCTGGCATGGGGAATGTTGCTTCCTGGAGGTATATTGGCAGCTAGATACTTGAAACATCTTAAGGGTGATGGCTGGTACAAGATTCATGTTTACTTGCAATACTCGGGATTAGTAATTGTTCTACTTGCCCTTCTTTTTGCTGTTGCTGAGCTTCGGGGTTTTTATGTCACCTCACCACATGTTAAATTTGGAATTGCTGCAATATTTTTTGCTTGTATACAACCAGTGAATGCATGCCTACGGCCTCCAAAACCAAATAATGGGGAGCTTCCATCTTCGAAAAGGGTTATTTGGGAATACTTTCACATTATTGTTGGCAGAACTGCTTTTGTTTTAGGCCTTGCAGCACTTTTTAGTGGCATGAAGCATTTGGAAGAAAGATATGGTGAGGAAAATGCCAATGGACTCATTTTGGCAATGGTGGTTTGGTTCGTACTCGGTGCATTCATTGTGTTTTATTTGGAATACCGTGAGAGGCAGCGAGTAAGGGGCCGGATATTTGGAAGAAGTAATTGGGTGCTTGGTAATGCCGAGGAAGATGATTCCCTTGATCTATTGAGCCCATCCAGGGCACATGCAGAGAAAGAGTCACAAACCTCTGCAACAATGGAAGTCCAGCTAGAACCTTTGAACAGATAG
- the LOC110267456 gene encoding uncharacterized protein LOC110267456 has translation MMSGSRSGDLPSQSIGSHESNSAMRRRRKMKDQTCFCGLKTTIKKSGTRENPDRLFHTCARYPKGSHCNFFRWVEEDGYVAGAETDAEVGGDYDEWRLNVSWRLGSLEGEVRAMKMLIMFLSVAVVVATVLCVSLLFTLISK, from the exons ATGATGAGTGGAAGCCGGAGTGGTGACCTACCGTCGCAGTCTATCGGTAGCCATGAGTCGAACTCTGCCATGCGACGGAGGAGGAAGATGAAGGACCAGACTTGCTTTTGTGGGTTGAAGACGACAATCAAGAAATCCGGCACAAGAGAGAATCCGGATAGGTTGTTCCACACTTGTGCCAGATACCCG AAGGGAAGTCACTGCAACTTCTTTAGGTGGGTTGAGGAAGATGGGTATGTAGCAGGGGCGGAAACTGATGCAGAGGTTGGTGGGGACTATGATGAATGGAGACTGAATGTGTCATGGAGATTGGGTAGCTTGGAGGGTGAGGTTAGAGCAATGAAGATGCTGATAATGTTCCTGTCAGTTGCAGTGGTGGTGGCTACTGTATTGTGTGTATCACTGTTGTTCACATTAATCTCCAAGTAA
- the LOC107623941 gene encoding putative F-box/LRR-repeat protein 23: protein MEASSSSCPNQPPPLPSSPEDEQRNWLDLPRDVVSAIFVKVGTIEVLRNVQRVCSLWRNVSKDPLIWRTIDMHALGDLTDSDDILDAMCRRAIDLSSGQLTDITVDNFATNALLKYITDSTSHLRRLCLIRCYSITDEGLCVVAEKLSLLEELDISISNLSKDPLETIGRSCPHLRTLKFNIEGYKSPHIECNEDAFAIAETMPALRHLQLFGNKLTNDGLLAILDGCPNLESLDLRQCFNVNLIGNLERRCAEQIKDLRRPYDPIDDYPFEAEDDYGSFDEDYPSGISDIDILSDYEYDFYEFSGGSLSEFSDYDYNDDD, encoded by the exons ATGGAAGCATCGTCATCATCGTGCCcgaaccaaccaccaccactgcCGTCTTCGCCAGAGGATGAGCAGCGGAACTGGCTGGATCTGCCGCGAGACGTGGTGTCGGCGATATTCGTGAAGGTTGGTACGATCGAGGTGCTGAGAAACGTTCAGAGAGTTTGCTCGCTGTGGCGCAATGTCTCCAAGGACCCTCTCATCTGGCGCACCATCGACATGCACGCACTCGGTGACCTCACCGACTCCGATGACATCCTTGACGCCATGTGCCGCCGTGCAATCGACCTTAGCTCCGGCCAATTAACCGACATCACCGTCGACAATTTCGCCACTAACGCTCTTCTCAAGTACATCACCGATTC TACAAGTCATCTACGACGTCTATGCCTTATACGATGCTATAGTATAACAGATGAGGGATTGTGTGTAGTTGCAGAAAAGCTATCTCTGTTGGAAGAACTTGACATATCAATCAGCAACTTATCCAAGGATCCTCTAGAAACTATTGGCCGGAGTTGCCCTCACTTAAGAACATTGAAATTTAATATAGAAGGTTACAAAAGTCCACACATTGAGTGCAATGAGGATGCATTTGCCATTGCGGAAACAATGCCTGCATTACGCCATCTACAGCTTTTTGGGAACAAGTTGACCAATGATGGCTTGCTTGCCATTCTTGATGGGTGTCCCAATCTTGAATCTCTTGACTTACGCCAGTGTTTCAATGTCAATTTAATAGGAAATTTGGAGAGGAGATGTGCTGAACAGATCAAAGATCTGCGGCGTCCATATGATCCCATTGATGACTACCCATTTGAAGCGGAAGATGACTATGGATCATTTGATGAAGACTATCCATCTGGGATATCAGACATTGACATATTGTCTGATTATGAGTATGACTTTTATGAATTCTCAGGTGGGAGTCTGAGTGAATTTTCTGATTATGATTACAATGATGATGATTAA
- the LOC107621662 gene encoding major antigen, with amino-acid sequence MDRPRAHSSPHLVSSPSSNNAERPQPQEDCNLEGITTNVRLLLKLIQDHNGASMKENEERKVHRVNGIMSILDEVRSRIQRIQTSTKKKAELRRCNTDLRPTIPTSNDKRQPDLPIDEKERLRRELNASFMARQSLQAMCASLGKEKQIMASELARKAQELAEMEELLVDLKTQNNMLAEKLYACSSEKKSNDAEIEGNIALQERNRALTEQLHKSLDAYRSLKHKYKDAREENQEIHATLEQLKEEVEAGTQRIHGFKEQVIKSHENIFAEEISAIENMLESLSLKISKHDQEKT; translated from the exons ATGGATCGCCCTCGAGCACATTCATCTCCGCATTTAGTTTCTTCACCATCATCAAATAACGCTGAAAGGCCACAACCACAAGAAGATTGCAATTTAGAAG GCATTACCACAAATGTTAGATTGCTGCTGAAATTAATTCAAGATCATAATGGAGCAAGCATGAAAGAGAACGAAGAGAGAAAGGTCCACAGGGTGAATGGGATCATGTCCATTTTAGATGAAGTTAGGTCCAGAATTCAAAGAATCCAAACATCTACAAAGAAAAAAGCGGAACTTAGAAGGTGTAACACAGATCTTAGGCCTACAATTCCAACTTCCAATGATAAAAGGCAGCCTGATTTGCCAATAGATGAGAAGGAGAGGCTAAGGAGGGAGCTTAATGCGAGCTTCATGGCGCGACAGAGCCTTCAAGCCATGTGTGCGAGTTTGGGGAAAGAAAAGCAGATTATGGCTTCAGAGCTTGCAAGAAAGGCTCAAGAGTTGGCAGAAATGGAAGAGCTCTTGGTTGATCTCAAGACACAAAATAACATGTTGGCAGAGAAGCTGTATGCTTGCAGCTCAGAAAAGAAGAGCAACGATGCGGAAATTGAAGGCAACATAGCCTTGCAGGAGCGAAACAGGGCACTTACAGAACAACTCCACAAGTCCCTCGATGCATATCGATCTTTGAAGCACAAGTACAAAGATGCACGAGAGGAAAACCAAGAAATCCATGCCACATTGGAACAATTGAAGGAGGAAGTTGAAGCAGGCACTCAAAGGATACATGGCTTCAAAGAACAAGTCATAAAGAGTCATGAAAACATATTTGCAGAGGAGATTTCCGCTATAGAGAACATGCTTGAATCTCTTAGCCTCAAAATCTCAAAACATGATCAGGAGAAAACTTAA
- the LOC107619907 gene encoding mitochondrial import inner membrane translocase subunit TIM17-1-like — protein sequence MASMFRELHETDDLGLNMRAPVNLDQFGFNHLSTFYFFKSLRISPTHIPTACHAVRLNAPRVGGKFAAWNALCYASHYALVSVRQKDDGWNSIFSTAIGTGLLSVCRRSLRASARFTMGGALLGAVAQVSSIMLDMHV from the exons ATGGCGTCAATGTTTCGAGAATTACATGAAACAGATGATTTGGGTTTGAACATGAG GGCTCCCGTTAATTTGGATCAATTTGGATTTAACCATTTATCCACCTTCTACTTCTTCAAGTCCCTTCGCATCTCTCCAACCCATATCCCTACGGCTTGCCACGCCGTCCGCCTCAATGCACCCCGCGTCGGGGGCAAATTTGCCGCCTGGAATGCCCTCTGCTATGCCTCCCACTACGCCTTGGTTTCTGTTCGTCAGAAGGACGACGGCTGGAACAGCATATTTTCCACGGCCATCGGCACCGGGCTGCTCTCCGTGTGCCGCCGCAGTCTCAGAGCCTCCGCACGCTTCACCATGGGTGGTGCTCTCCTCGGCGCAGTAGCACAGGTCAGCTCAATCATGCTTGACATGCATGTTTGA